One Kitasatospora sp. NBC_01266 genomic window carries:
- the sigM gene encoding RNA polymerase sigma factor SigM, with protein sequence MAGPARPEPPEAGEASDAELLARHVSGDQAAFGLLVRRHRDRLWAVAVRTLGDREEAADALQDALVSALRAAHTFQGRAAVTTWLHRIVVNACLDRARRAGSRRTGSLDEEPGRLDSLVPAAEPAESLVLRQELRRELGAALAELPAEQRAALVLVDMQGYPVAEAAELLGVPVGTVKSRCARGRARLLPLVRHLRPQAGDDHVSRETRPDRKPGGVSRETPPGPRAGNPSGAGSVPSPATRIPTQNPSLEGDATPR encoded by the coding sequence ATGGCAGGACCGGCACGACCAGAGCCGCCCGAGGCCGGCGAGGCGAGCGACGCGGAGTTGCTCGCCCGGCACGTGTCCGGCGACCAGGCGGCCTTCGGCCTGCTGGTGCGGCGTCACCGCGACCGCCTCTGGGCGGTCGCCGTGCGCACCCTCGGAGACCGCGAGGAGGCGGCCGACGCACTGCAGGACGCGCTGGTCTCGGCGCTGCGCGCCGCGCACACCTTCCAGGGCCGTGCGGCCGTCACCACCTGGCTGCACCGGATCGTGGTCAACGCCTGCCTGGACCGGGCCCGGCGAGCCGGGAGCAGGCGGACCGGCTCGCTCGACGAGGAGCCGGGCCGGCTCGACTCCCTGGTCCCGGCGGCCGAGCCGGCCGAGTCCCTGGTGCTCCGCCAGGAGCTGCGCCGCGAGCTCGGTGCCGCGCTGGCCGAGCTGCCGGCCGAGCAGCGGGCCGCACTGGTCCTGGTCGACATGCAGGGCTACCCGGTGGCCGAGGCCGCCGAGTTGCTGGGCGTGCCGGTCGGCACGGTGAAGAGCCGCTGCGCCCGGGGCCGGGCCCGGCTGCTGCCGCTGGTACGTCACCTTCGACCGCAGGCCGGCGACGACCATGTTTCACGTGAAACACGGCCCGACCGGAAACCCGGCGGCGTTTCACGTGAAACACCGCCCGGCCCGAGAGCAGGGAACCCATCGGGCGCCGGTTCCGTCCCATCGCCGGCCACCCGCATCCCCACGCAGAATCCGAGCCTGGAAGGAGACGCGACGCCCCGATGA
- the trxB gene encoding thioredoxin-disulfide reductase, translating into MSDVRNVIIIGSGPAGYTAALYTARASLKPLVFEGAVTAGGALMNTTEVENFPGFRDGIMGPELMDSMRAQAERFGAELVPDDIVAVDLTGDIKTVTDSEGTVHRARAVIVTTGSQHRKLGLPREDALSGRGVSWCATCDGFFFKDQDIAVVGGGDTALEEATFLSRFAKSVTIVHRRSELRASKAMQERAFADPKISFAWDSAVEAIHGDPKLTHVTLRDTTTGELRELPVTGLFIAIGHDPRTELFTGQLELDAEGYLKVDSPTTRTNIPGVFGAGDVVDHSYRQAITAAGTGCSAALDAERYLAHLADAAEQDAKAAVAV; encoded by the coding sequence GTGAGCGACGTCCGTAACGTGATCATCATCGGTTCCGGCCCCGCCGGCTACACGGCGGCTCTGTACACCGCACGGGCTTCCCTCAAGCCACTGGTCTTCGAGGGTGCGGTCACCGCGGGTGGTGCCCTGATGAACACCACCGAGGTGGAGAACTTCCCCGGCTTCCGGGACGGCATCATGGGCCCCGAGCTGATGGACAGCATGCGGGCCCAGGCCGAGCGGTTCGGCGCCGAGCTGGTCCCCGACGACATCGTCGCGGTCGACCTCACCGGCGACATCAAGACCGTCACCGACTCCGAGGGCACCGTTCACCGGGCCCGCGCCGTGATCGTCACCACCGGCTCGCAGCACCGCAAGCTCGGCCTGCCCCGTGAGGACGCGCTCTCGGGCCGCGGCGTCTCCTGGTGCGCGACCTGCGACGGCTTCTTCTTCAAGGACCAGGACATCGCGGTGGTCGGCGGCGGCGACACCGCCCTGGAGGAGGCCACCTTCCTCTCCCGCTTCGCCAAGAGCGTCACCATCGTGCACCGGCGCAGCGAGCTGCGTGCGTCCAAGGCGATGCAGGAGCGGGCCTTCGCCGACCCGAAGATCAGCTTCGCCTGGGACAGCGCGGTCGAGGCCATCCACGGCGACCCGAAGCTGACCCACGTCACCCTGCGCGACACCACCACCGGCGAGCTGCGCGAGCTGCCGGTCACCGGCCTGTTCATCGCGATCGGCCACGACCCGCGCACCGAGCTCTTCACCGGCCAGCTGGAGCTGGACGCCGAGGGCTACCTCAAGGTGGACTCGCCCACCACCCGCACCAACATCCCCGGTGTCTTCGGCGCCGGTGACGTGGTCGACCACAGCTACCGCCAGGCGATCACCGCGGCCGGTACCGGCTGCTCCGCCGCACTGGACGCCGAGCGCTACCTGGCTCACCTGGCCGACGCGGCCGA
- a CDS encoding protein kinase family protein yields MADRTKDRTKAVVERSTAKAAVETPSEVSGEITAPLSAAELAAELAGGTAATPSGPDAELTATQVLPVPAEAEAGTGPTAEADRSHEAAGAAPEAEIASCGDSEDDAEVDTEEDTTEDDTEEDTEDGTDAPPERLPVPERHSGDRIADRYRLEECISRSEAFSSWRAVDEKLRRAVGVHLLAAGSRQAENVLAAARAAALLGDPRFVQVLDAVQEGELVYVIREWLPDATDLATLLGSGPMAPYDAYQLARQVTDAIAAAHQAGRSHLRLTPRCVLRTDTGQYRINGVAVDAALRGLPEQDAELTDTRAIGTLLYAALTHRWPQPEGRYDLEGVPEEADPVPPARLRADVHPGLADLAVRALGDQRAPITSPAALAKEIALLPRIRQPESAPAALDRTTPRYPAPAQSSARTQVLRPVPPGGGHRPAPAPAPVPGPGPSMPMPAPRPHPRPRSRARRVANWTVSVLLLAAIGYGSWELAGQLGNSGDRQALGGSGVSSAPSASSLPSAKPTQLAISNIQSFNPAGTGPMHPNLISQINSGNPNAAWQTDGYFQDLTALGHGTGLLVDLGSAKPVSSVEVQFIGSTTAELRVPAASGGATPTQLSDFGQPLATATGEDAQFQLKSPVSSRYLLIWLTSLPKDGSGSYRGQVTTIKVTG; encoded by the coding sequence GTGGCTGATCGCACCAAGGATCGCACCAAGGCAGTCGTCGAGCGTTCGACCGCCAAAGCAGCGGTCGAGACCCCGAGCGAGGTGTCCGGTGAGATCACCGCGCCGCTCTCCGCCGCCGAGCTCGCCGCCGAGTTGGCCGGTGGCACCGCTGCCACCCCGAGCGGCCCCGACGCCGAACTGACCGCCACGCAGGTGCTGCCGGTGCCCGCCGAGGCCGAGGCGGGGACCGGGCCAACCGCCGAGGCCGACCGGTCCCACGAGGCTGCCGGCGCCGCCCCGGAGGCGGAGATCGCCTCCTGCGGTGACAGCGAAGACGACGCCGAAGTGGACACCGAGGAAGACACCACCGAGGACGACACCGAGGAAGACACCGAGGACGGCACCGATGCGCCGCCCGAGCGGCTGCCCGTCCCGGAGCGCCACAGCGGCGACCGGATCGCGGACCGCTACCGGCTGGAGGAGTGCATCTCCCGCTCGGAGGCGTTCAGCAGCTGGCGTGCCGTGGACGAGAAGCTGCGCCGCGCGGTGGGCGTCCACCTGCTGGCGGCCGGCAGCCGGCAGGCCGAGAACGTGCTGGCCGCCGCCCGCGCGGCGGCGCTGCTCGGCGACCCGCGCTTCGTTCAGGTACTGGACGCCGTCCAGGAGGGCGAGCTGGTCTACGTGATCCGGGAGTGGCTGCCCGACGCCACCGACCTGGCCACCCTGCTCGGCTCGGGCCCGATGGCGCCCTACGACGCCTATCAGCTGGCCCGCCAGGTCACCGACGCGATCGCCGCCGCCCACCAGGCCGGTCGCTCCCACCTGCGGCTGACGCCGCGCTGCGTGCTGCGCACCGATACCGGCCAGTACCGGATCAACGGGGTGGCCGTCGACGCGGCACTGCGCGGACTGCCCGAGCAGGACGCCGAGCTGACGGACACCCGGGCGATCGGCACCCTGCTGTACGCCGCGCTGACCCACCGCTGGCCGCAGCCCGAGGGCCGCTACGACCTGGAGGGCGTGCCCGAGGAGGCCGACCCGGTCCCGCCGGCCCGGCTGCGGGCCGACGTGCACCCGGGCCTGGCCGACCTCGCGGTGCGCGCACTGGGCGACCAGCGGGCACCGATCACCTCACCGGCCGCGCTGGCCAAGGAGATCGCGCTGCTGCCGCGGATCCGCCAGCCCGAGTCGGCCCCGGCCGCCCTGGACCGCACCACTCCCCGCTACCCGGCACCGGCCCAGAGCAGCGCCCGCACCCAGGTACTGCGCCCGGTGCCGCCCGGCGGCGGCCACCGCCCCGCCCCCGCCCCGGCCCCCGTTCCCGGCCCCGGTCCGTCGATGCCCATGCCCGCGCCGCGCCCGCACCCGCGCCCGCGCAGCCGGGCCCGGCGGGTGGCGAACTGGACGGTCTCGGTGCTGCTGCTGGCCGCGATCGGCTACGGCTCCTGGGAGTTGGCCGGGCAACTCGGCAACAGCGGCGACAGGCAGGCGCTGGGCGGCTCCGGCGTCAGCAGCGCGCCCTCGGCCAGCAGCCTCCCGTCGGCCAAGCCCACCCAGCTGGCGATCAGCAACATCCAGTCCTTCAACCCCGCCGGTACCGGGCCGATGCACCCGAACCTGATCTCCCAGATCAACAGCGGCAACCCCAACGCCGCTTGGCAGACCGACGGCTACTTCCAGGACCTGACCGCCCTGGGCCACGGCACCGGCCTGCTGGTCGACCTCGGCTCGGCCAAGCCGGTCAGCTCGGTCGAGGTGCAGTTCATCGGCAGCACCACCGCCGAACTGCGGGTCCCCGCCGCGTCCGGCGGCGCCACCCCGACCCAGCTCAGCGACTTCGGGCAGCCGCTCGCCACGGCCACCGGCGAGGATGCCCAGTTCCAGCTGAAGTCCCCGGTCTCCTCCCGCTACCTCTTGATCTGGCTGACCAGCCTCCCCAAGGATGGGAGCGGCAGTTACCGAGGCCAGGTGACCACGATCAAGGTCACCGGCTGA
- a CDS encoding zf-HC2 domain-containing protein, translating into MTNQTPEPGESAPSASHPSVDQLADLQEELLGTAEAAELRRHLAHCPDCADTLAALAELTELLAEEEPPAMPSDVALRIDAALAAALAEPAAATAPGAAAVPAAEASNTAGAPPHHPSTAPGAPPRRADRSTGPGRVGRVPRGRRRRSALLAAAVACLAVLGLGTAALVSGPGSGSQRPADTSVAAGQQDNPAAAVPTSPAGTPFGPAFTATGLPGQIRQLLPAAPSDRGTLPHVGAEQEGPSPDSVPAALPSCVQAAVTGHQGQQPLLVTHGSFRSAPVDVYVFRVSGDPTELDVFLLTPGCATATPAGTADVLLHEEVPAS; encoded by the coding sequence ATGACGAACCAGACACCCGAACCCGGCGAGTCGGCGCCGTCCGCGTCCCATCCGAGCGTCGACCAGCTCGCCGATCTGCAGGAGGAGTTGCTCGGCACCGCCGAGGCCGCGGAACTGCGCCGGCACCTGGCGCACTGCCCTGACTGCGCGGACACGCTGGCGGCCCTGGCCGAACTGACCGAGTTGCTCGCCGAGGAGGAGCCGCCGGCGATGCCCTCGGACGTCGCCCTGCGGATCGACGCCGCCCTGGCCGCGGCACTCGCCGAGCCTGCCGCTGCCACAGCTCCGGGCGCCGCCGCTGTCCCGGCCGCCGAGGCGTCGAACACGGCCGGCGCACCACCGCACCACCCCTCGACGGCACCCGGCGCGCCGCCGCGCCGGGCCGACCGGAGCACCGGGCCCGGCCGGGTCGGCCGAGTACCGCGTGGTCGGCGGCGCCGCAGCGCACTGCTGGCTGCCGCCGTCGCCTGCCTCGCGGTGCTCGGCCTGGGCACCGCCGCCCTGGTCTCCGGCCCCGGCAGCGGCTCGCAACGGCCGGCCGACACCTCCGTCGCAGCCGGTCAGCAGGACAACCCGGCCGCTGCCGTGCCGACCTCGCCCGCCGGCACCCCGTTCGGCCCCGCGTTCACCGCCACCGGCCTGCCCGGGCAGATCCGGCAGCTGCTGCCCGCCGCCCCCAGCGACCGTGGCACGCTGCCGCACGTCGGCGCCGAACAGGAGGGCCCGTCACCGGACAGCGTGCCGGCCGCACTGCCCAGCTGCGTCCAGGCCGCCGTCACCGGTCACCAGGGCCAGCAGCCGCTGCTGGTCACGCACGGCAGCTTCCGGTCCGCCCCGGTCGACGTCTATGTCTTCCGGGTCAGCGGCGATCCGACCGAGCTGGACGTCTTCCTGCTCACCCCCGGCTGCGCCACCGCCACGCCGGCCGGTACGGCCGACGTCCTGCTGCACGAGGAGGTGCCCGCCTCCTGA